AAGTATCAAATAACTAACGACATTGAAATAATAGCAAATAGTGATTATTTAGTTTTACCTGGTGTTGGAGCATTTGGAAGTGCAATGAAAAATCTTGAAAGTTTTCGTGATGTCATATGTGAACATGTAAATGATGATAAACCATTTTTAGGAGTGTGTTTAGGTCAACAAGTCTTAATGAGTGAAAGTGCCGAAAGTCCTAATATTAAAGGCCTAGATTTATTTAAAGGAAGTGTTGAATACTTACCACAAGGATTAAAAGTTCCACATATGGGATGGAATAAAGTAAATGTTTGTAATGATTCACCAATATTAAAAGGTATTGATAAAGAGTATTTTTACTTTGTTCATTCCTATCATGCTGTTCCAACAGATGATGATATAATAGCAGGAGTATGCAATTATGGAGGAGAAATTGTAGCTTCTCTAAGTCGCAATAATTTATTTTCAACACAATTTCATCCAGAAAAAAGTGGAATAGCAGGTCTTAAAATTTTAAAAAATTTTGTAAATTTGGAGTTAGAATAAAATGGATATAGAAGGGTTTGTAAGAAAAAGAATTGATGATTATTCATATGATGATTTAGCTAATCTTTTAGCTATGCACATAAGGGACTATAAAGATATTAATGAGGACAATTCTTATGAAATGGCAAAAGCCGTAATTGATGAGGTTTCAACAACTTTAAAACTAAAATATAGTGATGATGAATTTTTACGTGAAATCATTGAAGTTCCAAACTCTGGTGTAGAAATGGGTAAAATGGGTGTTGGTTCACGTGGAGCAGGAGACTTTTTTGTACATAGAAGAATTGCAGATATTGTATCATCTACAAACACAGCATCATTAGTTAATCCGTCAGAGCAAGATGATGGAGGGGTTATAAAAGCAAAAGCTAAAAATGATGAAGTTTATATTACAACAGCAGTAGACGGAATACACTCTCGTTTAAGTGAATATCCATTTTTAGGAGGTTTTCATGTAACTAGAGCAACTTTAAGAGATGTTTGTGTAATGGGGGCAGACCCAGTAGCTATTTTAAGTGATGTTCACCTAGCAGATGATGGAGATGTTAGTAAAATTTTTGACTTTACGGCAGGAGTTGCAGCAGTTTCTGAGCTAGTAAATGTTCCAATAGTTGCAGGAAGTACCTTAAGAGTGGGGGGGGACATGGTTTTAGGAGATAGATTTGTTTCAGCTGTTGGAAGTGTAGGAGTTTCAAATTATCCTCCAACTGCAAGAAAAGGAGCAACAAATGGCGATGTAATTTTACTAACAGAAGGATCTGGTGGAGGAACAATAACAACAACAGCACTTTATAATGGATTTTTCGATGTTATATGGGATACAATGAACGTTAACTTTGTTCAAGCATCACATGCGCTATTTGAGAATGACCTTGTAAAAGACATTCATGCAATGACGGATGTAACAAATGGAGGACTACGTGGTGACGCTCATGAAATATCAAATACAACAGGGGTTGGATTAGAATTCGATGAAGAAGAAATTCGCAAAATGGTAGCTCCAAATGTATTAAGCATGCTTGAAACCTTAAATATAGATCATTTAGGTGTTTCAACAGATTCTTTAATGTTAATAGTTCCTGAAGACATTGTTGGGGATGTTAAAAAAGCCGTTAGTAGCTATGATGTAGCTATTGGTGAAATTGGTTCAGTAAACAATTCAGGAGAAGCAATTTTAAATAAAGAAGATGGTAGTAGTGAAAAATTAGTGCCGCTATTTAGGGAAGCTGCTTATACTAAAATAAAAAAGCTAGTAGGTGATACAACTCCCGAGGACTTTGAAGCTATGAAACAAAAAGTCCAGAAAGCTTGCGATGATGCAATATCTAAAAAAGAAAAAGTAATTAACTATATACATGAAAATTAATTATCTTTTAAATTTTCCATAGGAAAAACTGTTATATTATAATTTTTAGCTAATTTATATTCGATAAATTAGTTAAATACCTATTTAATTAGCATATTTTATAAAATATAGAATTAATAATAAATAATTGCTGACTTGGGACTATGTTTTTTCATTTAAATTATATTAAATTCTAAAAAATATATTTTTAAGCTATCTTTTATGATTATATTAATAAAATACAATGAAAATAATAGTGTATTTTTAAAATTTTAATCTTTATTTATTCATTCATTGGATAGTAGCACTGAAATAATTTATATGAATTTTAGAAAATATTTTTTTATATTCAATGCATTTATATATGATAAAAATATAATGCTAATTAAATAAAATTTAACAGAATTTTATTAAATTTTTTTTTAATAAAAAATTTGATTTTGTTAGTTTTATTTAAATCAGCATGATTTTCATGAAAACTAGTTCAATTTGACTCTTAAGATCATATAATTTAGAGGATTAAGTTCAAATTAGCTTTTATTTTAGTAAATCATGTATTAAATGAGGTATTGCAATGAAATACAAAAGAAAAATCTTGTTTGGTGTATTGATTATCATGTTAATCTGTTGCATCACTACTGTTAGTGCAACAAATGCTGATAATAATCAATCATTGGAAGAAAGTGATGTCATTGAAGTT
This Methanobrevibacter oralis DNA region includes the following protein-coding sequences:
- the hisH gene encoding imidazole glycerol phosphate synthase subunit HisH, which codes for MITIIDYKSGNLKSISNGFKKIGSKYQITNDIEIIANSDYLVLPGVGAFGSAMKNLESFRDVICEHVNDDKPFLGVCLGQQVLMSESAESPNIKGLDLFKGSVEYLPQGLKVPHMGWNKVNVCNDSPILKGIDKEYFYFVHSYHAVPTDDDIIAGVCNYGGEIVASLSRNNLFSTQFHPEKSGIAGLKILKNFVNLELE
- a CDS encoding AIR synthase-related protein → MDIEGFVRKRIDDYSYDDLANLLAMHIRDYKDINEDNSYEMAKAVIDEVSTTLKLKYSDDEFLREIIEVPNSGVEMGKMGVGSRGAGDFFVHRRIADIVSSTNTASLVNPSEQDDGGVIKAKAKNDEVYITTAVDGIHSRLSEYPFLGGFHVTRATLRDVCVMGADPVAILSDVHLADDGDVSKIFDFTAGVAAVSELVNVPIVAGSTLRVGGDMVLGDRFVSAVGSVGVSNYPPTARKGATNGDVILLTEGSGGGTITTTALYNGFFDVIWDTMNVNFVQASHALFENDLVKDIHAMTDVTNGGLRGDAHEISNTTGVGLEFDEEEIRKMVAPNVLSMLETLNIDHLGVSTDSLMLIVPEDIVGDVKKAVSSYDVAIGEIGSVNNSGEAILNKEDGSSEKLVPLFREAAYTKIKKLVGDTTPEDFEAMKQKVQKACDDAISKKEKVINYIHEN